From a region of the Arvicanthis niloticus isolate mArvNil1 chromosome 6, mArvNil1.pat.X, whole genome shotgun sequence genome:
- the Prkar1a gene encoding cAMP-dependent protein kinase type I-alpha regulatory subunit encodes MASGSMATSEEERSLRECELYVQKHNIQALLKDSIVQLCTARPERPMAFLREYFERLEKEEARQIQSLQKSGIRTDSREDEISPPPPNPVVKGRRRRGAISAEVYTEEDAASYVRKVIPKDYKTMAALAKAIEKNVLFSHLDDNERSDIFDAMFPVSFIAGETVIQQGDEGDNFYVIDQGEMDVYVNNEWATSVGEGGSFGELALIYGTPRAATVKAKTNVKLWGIDRDSYRRILMGSTLRKRKMYEEFLSKVSILESLDKWERLTVADALEPVQFEDGQKIVVQGEPGDEFFIILEGTAAVLQRRSENEEFVEVGRLGPSDYFGEIALLMNRPRAATVVARGPLKCVKLDRPRFERVLGPCSDILKRNIQQYNSFVSLSV; translated from the exons ATGGCGTCTGGCAGTATGGCAACCAGTGAGGAAGAGCGGAGCCTCCGGGAATGCGAGCTCTATGTGCAGAAGCACAACATCCAGGCCCTGCTGAAGGACTCCATCGTGCAGCTGTGCACCGCGAGGCCCGAGAGGCCCATGGCATTCCTTCGGGAATACTTTGAGAGGCTGGAGAAG GAGGAGGCAAGACAGATTCAGAGTCTACAGAAAAGCGGCATCCGTACTGACTCAAGGGAGGATGAGATCTCTCCTCCACCCCCCAATCCAGTGGTGAAGGGCCGCCGGCGCCGAGGTGCTATCAGTGCTGAAGTTTACACTGAGGAGGATGCTGCGTCCTATGTTAGAAAG gtTATACCAAAAGATTATAAGACAATGGCTGCTTTGGCCAAGGCCATCGAAAAGAATGTGTTATTTTCACACCTTGACGATAATGAGAGAAG TGACATTTTTGATGCTATGTTTCCAGTCTCCTTTATTGCTGGAGAAACGGTTATTCAGCAAG GTGATGAAGGGGATAATTTCTACGTGATTGATCAAGGAGAAATGGAT GTCTATGTCAATAATGAATGGGCAACCAGTGTTGGGGAAGGAGGGAGCTTCGGAGAGCTGGCTTTGATTTATGGAACACCCAGAGCAGCCACTGTCAAAGCAAAGACAAACGTGAAACTGTGGGGCATCGACCGAGACAGTTACCGGAGAATCCTCATG ggAAGCACTCTGCGAAAGAGGAAGATGTATGAAGAGTTCCTTAGTAAAGTGTCCATTTTAG AGTCTCTGGACAAGTGGGAGCGTCTCACAGTAGCTGACGCGCTGGAGCCTGTCCAGTTTGAAGATGGACAGAAGATCGTGGTGCAAGGAGAACCCGGAGATgagttctttattattttagag GGCACAGCTGCCGTGCTGCAGCGTCGGTCAGAAAATGAAGAATTTGTTGAAGTGGGACGACTGGGGCCTTCGGATTATTTTG GTGAAATTGCCCTGCTGATGAATCGTCCTCGGGCTGCCACTGTGGTTGCCCGTGGCCCTTTGAAGTGCGTTAAATTGGACCGGCCTCGGTTTGAACGCGTCCTTGGCCCATGCTCAGACATCCTCAAGCGAAACATCCAGCAGTACAACAGCTTCGTGTCACTGTCCGTCTGA